Genomic window (Calliopsis andreniformis isolate RMS-2024a unplaced genomic scaffold, iyCalAndr_principal scaffold0002, whole genome shotgun sequence):
AACGGGTTCGTTGTTAAAGTCACTGTACAAAAAAAAACTTAAATACATGAGCAAAACACGGTATGAACAGAAATTGATTTGATCAATAACCTGATTTGAACTgtttttactattatttcccGCGTAAGTGGATTAATCGGTTTCGCAGCTGCGGTTACCGTTACTTGCGACCGGTCACGAGACGCACGACGTCGCGAAAAACAAAAAGATTCGGTACAGCAGAGAAAGAGCACACTACACACGAGACACGAGTCGTCTGGCCCCTTCGTCCGCCGGACGGGCGAGCGAGATGGATATCGACCTGGAAGCCTCGTTATTTGAACTTGATTGGTTAATTCCAGAATCGATTGTCGATACCCAAATCGCCGCCGGACGGTGCTGACATCTGACTCAGCGATGGGCCAGCCGACTCGGGAGCTCATTCGCCACCGAATGCTGCCGGTCGCGCGGTTGCGCAGTAACCTTGTGCGCATCCGCCGCCGACCCACACagccaatccgcaacattcccgCCCGCCTCGTCAGCAATTGACGAAATCGTGCCTGGTCCTGGCCAATCAGAATGGTTGTTACAAGGTTGCAGCGATCGGACTGAATGAATCGGCGACGCACAACGCAGTCCTAAACCCACGCCTGGAGGTGCTACAAAAGAAAACTAAATTTACAAGTGTGAACAAAAGTGTAGTGGTATTAGTGATGAAATTGTGATTAGTGATCACGTCTAAGCCTAAAGTGACTGGCTAACAGCTACGTGACGTGAATCTTTGACGATACGCGACACAAGAAGTTCGAGGTTAAGTAAATTTCTAAGCGAATGAGATTAATAATACTAATGTTCTTAAGACTACGAAAACTTATACTACGATTCTTAAGACTACAAGAACTTATACTACGATTCAAGGAGCAGAGAATGAGTCCAGCCTCTAGGATCCTCCATCATTCTTCTCCTCGTTTTCAGGTGCAAACAGAGGGATCAGTTTGTGCACCGGTCTGAGAAGATGTGAAGTAGAAGTACGCACCGTTGCTACTGGAATGGAACTGTCTGGTCCCGGGTGCACCCGAACAACACGAGCAAGAGGCCACTGAGTGGGAGGTAAAAGCTCGTTTTTCACAAGACATAAAAATCCAGCCTTGATTTGTGCTTGTTTTGTTTCCATTTGCCCCTGGTTTGAAGTGTGTTCAAGTACTCCTGAGACCACCGCCTCCAAAAGTGCTGCTGAAGCTGCTGAATGAGCTGCCACCTGGATAACCTGGCTCCTGGTAGGTCCTCGAGGCTGGGCTCTGGTATAGCGGTGAGTGGTTCGCCTATCAGAAAGTGCCCTGGAGTTAGGGCTGCTGGATCCCCAGGGTCGTCAGTTAATGGCTGcaaaggtcgagaattgaggcaaGCCTCGATGCCAGTCAGTTGCGTGGTCAGCTCCTCAAAAGAAAGACGCTGTTCCCCGATGATTCTGCGAAGGTGATGCTTCACAGATTTGACAGCAGCCTCCCAGATACCCCCAAAGTGCGGAGCTGAAGGGGGATTGAATTTCCAGGAGATGCCCTCCCTAGAGGCTGCAGCGAATGGGCCACCTCCTCTATCAACAGATTGCCTGAGCAAGGCCCGCAGCTCATGATTGGCTCCCACGAAATTTCGACCACAGTCGCTGTAGATCTCAGCACAACGACCCCGCCGAGATATGAACCGTCTGAGAGCCGCCAAGAAGGTTTCGGTGGACCCATCCGACACAGCCTCCAAATGCACCGCTTTAGTGGATAGACAAATGAAGACTGCGATGTATCCCTTGGAACTCTGCTGACCACGCCCCCGACTGACGCGGAGGTGTATAGGTCCCGCATAATCAATTCCTGATCTGAAAAAGGGACGACAAGGAGTTATTCGAGCCACGGGGAGATTTCCCATTTTTGGCTGGGCAGTTTGCCCCTTCCATCTAATACAGACTGTACATCTGCTAATAAATGACTTCACTGTGGGACGACCTCTGAGAATCCAGCACTCCTGGCGCAGTGTAGCTAGTTTAAGCTGTGTCCCCCCGTGCAGGCATCGTTTGTGAGCAGCTTCGACCCACAACTTAGCCAGAGGATATTCATCTGGGAGTATAGCAGGATGCGTTTGATCGTAGGGAAGATTAGCCGCTTGTATGCGGCCTCCGACTCGCAGCACCCCGCTCGTGTCCAGGAATGGATTCAATTTGATCAGCCGACTCTTGGCGGCCACGGGCTGGTtcccttgtagattgaggatgtctTCAGAAAAGGCCGCCGCTTGCTCCAGGCGAAGAAGGGTGAGCTTTACTGTGTGTACCTCTGAAGCCGTTATTACTGACATTTCCCTTTCCGATCCAGGCAGCCATCGCCGACACCAAGCAAGGACCCTGAACAGGCGTGTGAGACTAGAGAAGCGCCTAATTAATGAGCTGGATGAGCTTTCCCGTGGTTGAGTCATATGATGCACATTCAGCTCCTCAGGATCGTAGCGGGGCTCCTCCTGTGAAATTGACTCTGGAAATTGATCCAAGGAAGAGAGCCACTCAGGTCCCCGCCACCACAGTTGGAAGGCAGACAGCTCGGCAGGGAGTAAACCTCTGGAAGCGCAGTCAGCTGGATTCTCTGAACCTCGGACGTGATGCCATCTGGCCCGCGGAAGCAGCTCTTGGATTTTCGCTACTCTGTTAGCGACATAAGTGGATCAGCGAGAAGGGTGCCCCTGTATCCAGCTTAGTGCCACCGTTGAATCCGACCACAGGTGCAGGTCCACGTCTTGCCACTCGAGCACTCTTGTTGTGTGCTCTACTAGTTTGGCCAGCAAATGGGCTGCACAGAGCTCCAGTCTCGGCAGCGAAACGCGCTTCAGTGGAGCTACCTTTGACTTGGCGACCATCAGGGAGACCGTTGCCGCTCCCTCGCTGTTGAAGGTGCGAGAGTAGACCACAGCAGCGTATGCGCGCTCCGAAGCGTCAGCGAACCCGTGGACCTCCACGGATTGTGAGAAGCGGCCCGTGCCAAGCCATCGAGGGACCTGAAGTTTTTCCAGCGCAGgaagctgacactggaactGTTGCCACAGTAAGGCCTCCCTTTCTGGCAGAGGTGAGTCCCAATCGGCCTTCAGCAGCCACAAGGTTTGAATGAGCACCTTAGCCACAATAGTTACAGGCGCCATCCAGCCGAGAGGGTCGAATAGCTGAGCTGTTCCGCTGAGGACCGAGCGCTTAGTACATCCCGAGCTCCTGGGCGGCAACGTGGTGGTTACCTGAAAGCAGTCAGAAGACGGGATCCATTTGATCCCGAGAACACTGTGGAGTGTCGGAGAGTCCCATTCGACAACTCCTCTCCGTTCGTCAGAAGCGAGTCCGTCCAAGAGGCTCTTAGAATTGGAGGCCCACTTGCGGAGTGGAAATCCGCCCGCCGTGAGGAGTTCCCGCAGCTCCTGCTGCCTCAACATGGCCTCCGGCAGTGTGTCAGCTCCGGTGAGAACGTCGTCAACGTAGATGTCGCTCCTAATGATCTGTGCCCCCCGGGggtagcgttgctcctccatctcCGCGAGCTGGCGCAGACATCTGATAGCCAAGTAGGGAGCGCAAGCCAGGCCGTAAGTGACGGTGTTGAGTTCGTAGTCCACCACGGTGCTGTCTGGAGTAGGTTTCCAAACGATCCGCTGCCATTTCCTGTCCTCAGGGTGAACCAGGATCTGCCGATACATCTTTTCGATGTCAGCAGAAAAGACGAATACGTACCGTCTCCAGCGCAGAAGAACGTCAGCGAGATTCGGCAGTAGATTCGGACCCCGCAGGAGGAACTCGTTAAGCGATCTTCCGTTGGAGGATGGCATTGAGCCATTGAAGACCACCCGCAACTTGGTCGTAGTGCTAGCTTCTCTAAATACTCCGTGGTGTGGAAGGTAGTATTCGTTACCTGAGACAGGATGCGACAAGGACGTCATGTGCCCCAGACTCTCATATGCCTCCATGAATTCTGAGTAGGCTTGCTGGAACCCTGCAGATCGACGAAACCTGGACTTCAGGGACTCCAGTGTTCTGCACGCGATGCGACGGGAGTCTCCCAACTCCGGGTTGCTTCTGAAGGGCAGTCGTACCAGAAACCGGCCGTCTGGCTGACGCAGGTGAGTCTCAGTGAAGTGCTCCTCTGCCCGGCGATTGTCCGCAGTCTCAGGTATCTTGACTTCGATTTCTTCTTGCTCCCAGAACCTAGTCAAGAATTCGAGGAGCTCCTTGTCCACACTGCAGTGACGAACCTGCACCGCTGCAGGATTTCCGGACTCATCAACGGCCTCTGTGACTGTCCCTCCAGTGAGGATCCAACCGAGAGCGGTCTCCTGAGCTACCGGAGCGTTAGGCGGTCCACGTTTAACGCCCTCCCGAAGGATGAGGCTGTAAGCGTCAGCTCCAAGAAGAACGTCGATGGGATCTGCCAAATGACATGCCGGATCGGCAAGTGCTAGACCCTGAACGTGCGACCACACTGCAGGAGAAGGCTGGTTGCGAGGTCCGTACTGGGAGAGTTCAGGAATAATGTAAACCGGAACCTCGAACCTCACTTCCCCTCCGAAATGAGGAGCGATGAGGAGAGTAGTCTTTCCCCGTGTAAATCTCGCCCTTGCGCCTCCAACGCCGAGAAGAGGAATGCGAGCGTGGCTTCTCTTGACGCGAAGTCTTTGAGCCAGCGCCTCCGAGATTAGCGAAACCTCACTTCCAGGGTCGATGAGCGAGCGCGAGATGCAGTTCTGTCCCTGTGCGTCGAAAATCCTAACGCGCGCAGTGCCTA
Coding sequences:
- the LOC143186568 gene encoding uncharacterized protein LOC143186568, which translates into the protein MWADYTQGDASILTAARAEPKLRESSYIKNDEFSETQLIFMEQAGSLLDMIAALEAGPSDGENSNSTLKVSDASSLRSRAVLPKMNLPTFEGHYKDWPSFRDLFTSLIRNDPTLSNVERLHYLKSCLTGDAAALLKNVKTTSDNFEVAWIKLDKRFSNLRLLVQAQIRTLNSLAPLKREWASGMRRLFDGTFDVIDALSNLGRPVTNATDWIVELTVERWDRQSRREWEDSLNQSTQPPTLEQLKTFMEGRIRTCDALESPQHDEPSESKKLPGKSLKVHLVSKAGSQAKSCSLCQGRHYVLFCSLYKEKTPADRRESVRSLGLCFNCLGKHSVSECKSNKKCQKCEGKHHTTLHDAASSSKDLNRAGASVQQISTRVSQLTSALLGTARVRIFDAQGQNCISRSLIDPGSEVSLISEALAQRLRVKRSHARIPLLGVGGARARFTRGKTTLLIAPHFGGEVRFEVPVYIIPELSQYGPRNQPSPAVWSHVQGLALADPACHLADPIDVLLGADAYSLILREGVKRGPPNAPVAQETALGWILTGGTVTEAVDESGNPAAVQVRHCSVDKELLEFLTRFWEQEEIEVKIPETADNRRAEEHFTETHLRQPDGRFLVRLPFRSNPELGDSRRIACRTLESLKSRFRRSAGFQQAYSEFMEAYESLGHMTSLSHPVSGNEYYLPHHGVFREASTTTKLRVVFNGSMPSSNGRSLNEFLLRGPNLLPNLADVLLRWRRYVFVFSADIEKMYRQILVHPEDRKWQRIVWKPTPDSTVVDYELNTVTYGLACAPYLAIRCLRQLAEMEEQRYPRGAQIIRSDIYVDDVLTGADTLPEAMLRQQELRELLTAGGFPLRKWASNSKSLLDGLASDERRGVVEWDSPTLHSVLGIKWIPSSDCFQVTTTLPPRSSGCTKRSVLSGTAQLFDPLGWMAPVTIVAKVLIQTLWLLKADWDSPLPEREALLWQQFQCQLPALEKLQVPRWLGTGRFSQSVEVHGFADASERAYAAVVYSRTFNSEGAATVSLMVAKSKVAPLKRVSLPRLELCAAHLLAKLVEHTTRVLEWQDVDLHLWSDSTVALSWIQGVAKIQELLPRARWHHVRGSENPADCASRGLLPAELSAFQLWWRGPEWLSSLDQFPESISQEEPRYDPEELNVHHMTQPRESSSSSLIRRFSSLTRLFRVLAWCRRWLPGSEREMSVITASEVHTVKLTLLRLEQAAAFSEDILNLQGNQPVAAKSRLIKLNPFLDTSGVLRVGGRIQAANLPYDQTHPAILPDEYPLAKLWVEAAHKRCLHGGTQLKLATLRQECWILRGRPTVKSFISRCTVCIRWKGQTAQPKMGNLPVARITPCRPFFRSGIDYAGPIHLRVSRGRGQQSSKGYIAVFICLSTKAVHLEAVSDGSTETFLAALRRFISRRGRCAEIYSDCGRNFVGANHELRALLRQSVDRGGGPFAAASREGISWKFNPPSAPHFGGIWEAAVKSVKHHLRRIIGEQRLSFEELTTQLTGIEACLNSRPLQPLTDDPGDPAALTPGHFLIGEPLTAIPEPSLEDLPGARLSRWQLIQQLQQHFWRRWSQEYLNTLQTRGKWKQNKHKSRLDFYVL